GTATTCCTCCCGCGAGCTCATCGCCCGCATCCGCGCCGTGCTGCGCCGCGGCAACGATCAGGCCTCCAACGCGGACGCCGCAGAGGGCGCCGAGGCAGAAGACGAGCAGATCCTCTCCGGCGGCCGCGTGAAGATGGATGTGGAGCGCCACATCGTCACCGTGGCGGGCGAGCCGGTAGCGATGCCGCTCAAGGAGTTTGACCTGCTGGAATACCTCCTGCGCAACGCCGGGCGCGTGCTGACCCGCGGCCAGCTCATCGATCGCATCTGGGGTGCGGATTACGTGGGCGATACCAAAACGCTCGACGTGCATATCAAGCGCCTGCGTACCAAGATTGAGGAGCACCCCTCCCGCCCGAAGCACCTAGTAACGGTGCGCGGGTTGGGCTATAAATTCGAGCTCTAGTACCAGCCGGCCTTGATGCTGGCCGGGTGCTGGGTAAGCTTCACGCCGTGCTCGGCGGCTTCCGCACGAGCCCGGCATTGTTGCGCCAAAATATCGTAGCTTTCGCGCCCCATGAGCGCGACGAGCTCGTCCTCGTGCGATTGCCACATCGGCAGCGGATTGGCGTGGCAGGCGCTATCGGTAGAGCAGTACCAATCAAAGTCTTCGCCGCCATTGCCCCAGCCACGGCGGTCATATTCGCCGATGGTGGTGCGCAAAATTTCCTGCCCATCGGGGCGTTCTTCATAATCCTCGTAGCGCCGCAGCGGCAGCTGCCAGCACACCTCTGGCTTGACCACGGTCAGTTCCTCGCCACTATCGACGGCCCATTGGTGCAGCGCGCAGCCGGTTCCCGTTTCCCAGCCGGCGCGGTTGGCAAAGATGCAGGCGCCATCCACGATGGGCGTTTTCAGCGCCGGCTCAGGTTCGCCGTCCTCGCCGTCAAGCTCATCCCATTCCAACCACGGCTCTAGCTCATCGGTATTTTCTTGCGCCAAGAACTCATCTACCCCCGCTGGCCGCAGCTGCCAGTAGCGCGCGGGCATGCGGGAGACGGCATCGTAAAGCTGGTCCCGGTCTTGTTCATCGGCCATATATGCACCGTGCACGCAGCAGCCCACATCGGGCTGGCTCTTATCGATGCCCCTGCACGCCGACGTGCCAAATTGGCAGCTGTAGTGCGATTCCACCCACGTCAGATCGATGGAAAAGACGTGGTAAGGGTCGTTTGGGTTGGTAAATTCGAACCACTCCCGCGGAAAATCTGGGGCCTCTTCGCGCCCGGCTTTAATCGATGCCGCCGCTGGCGAGCTCGCGGGAAAACCTAGGTAAACGGTGTCAGATTTTGGGCGATTCACACCTAACCACGGTAGACCTACTACGCTATTAGTGTGCGATTAGGTGTATTAGACGTTGGAAGTAATACCGTCCACCTCGTTGCGGTCGATGCCGCAATGGGGGGACGGCCTACTCCGATGAGCGATTGGAAGACCCCACTCCGGCTGGTAGAGCAGCTGGATAAGAAGGGAAACATCCACGAAAAGGGCCTGAAAAAGCTCGTTTCTGCCGTGGGTGAGGCAAGTGAGCTGGGTGACAAACTCGGGTGCGCCGAATTTATCGCCTTCGCGACCTCCGCGGTTCGCTCTGCCCCTAACTCTGAAGCAGTGCTCGATGAGGTGGAAAAGCAGACCGGCGTGCGCCTGCAGATCCTCTCGGGCGTGGAGGAAGCCCAGCTTACCTTCCTCGCTGCTCGCCGTTGGTACGGCTGGTCCGCTGGGCGCATCACCAACTTGGACATCGGCGGTGGCTCCCTGGAGCTATCCACCGGTACCGATGAACACCCTGACCTGGCCTTCTCCCTCGATCTGGGTGCAGGCCGGCTTACCCATAACTGGTTCGATACTGATCCGCCGGAGAAAAAGAAGGTCAGTGCGCTGCGCGATTTCATCGATGCAGAGCTTGAAGATGCCGTTACGCAGATGAAGGCGATGGGCCCCGCCGGCCTAGCCGTGGGCACCTCGAAAACCTTCCGCACCCTATCGCGGCTGACCGGCGCGGCACCCTCGTCTGCAGGGCCATATGTCAAGCGCACCTTGACCGCACCGGGCCTGCGCCAGTTGATTTCATTCATCACTCGCATGACTGCAGCAGACAGAGCGGACCTCGAGGGTGTAAGTTCGAACCGATCGCACCAAATCGTCGCCGGCGCTTTGGTTGCCGAGGCAAGCATGCGAGCTCTGGGAATTGAGAAGTTAGAAATCTGCCCATGGGCGCTGCGCGAAGGTGTTATTTTGCGCCGGACCGACAAGGGATTGGAATA
The window above is part of the Corynebacterium accolens genome. Proteins encoded here:
- a CDS encoding response regulator transcription factor, with the translated sequence MTTILIVEDEESLADPLAFLLRKEGFEPIIALDGPSALEKFADNDIDIVLLDLMLPGMSGTDVCKQLRATSSVPVIMVTARDAEIDKVVGLELGADDYVTKPYSSRELIARIRAVLRRGNDQASNADAAEGAEAEDEQILSGGRVKMDVERHIVTVAGEPVAMPLKEFDLLEYLLRNAGRVLTRGQLIDRIWGADYVGDTKTLDVHIKRLRTKIEEHPSRPKHLVTVRGLGYKFEL
- a CDS encoding Ppx/GppA phosphatase family protein; amino-acid sequence: MRLGVLDVGSNTVHLVAVDAAMGGRPTPMSDWKTPLRLVEQLDKKGNIHEKGLKKLVSAVGEASELGDKLGCAEFIAFATSAVRSAPNSEAVLDEVEKQTGVRLQILSGVEEAQLTFLAARRWYGWSAGRITNLDIGGGSLELSTGTDEHPDLAFSLDLGAGRLTHNWFDTDPPEKKKVSALRDFIDAELEDAVTQMKAMGPAGLAVGTSKTFRTLSRLTGAAPSSAGPYVKRTLTAPGLRQLISFITRMTAADRADLEGVSSNRSHQIVAGALVAEASMRALGIEKLEICPWALREGVILRRTDKGLE